One segment of Solanum stenotomum isolate F172 chromosome 1, ASM1918654v1, whole genome shotgun sequence DNA contains the following:
- the LOC125874268 gene encoding uncharacterized protein LOC125874268 produces the protein MGGLIAFIEACSFLVEQIREHQFDDKKLSLIREKVMRWKPRRLFLILKAVDGQEKAFDSNWDEQDVLLRTWISETMTKDSMYLIVGCSTAKEMWECFEEAYLQATKDKEFQLKQQLQNIKLGTNKLDEYLKEFNSICDGLAAIHKLMKTTK, from the exons ATGGGTGGTTTGATTGCTTTTATTGAGGCTTGTTCTTTCTTAGTTGAGCAGATTCGTGAGCATCAGTTTGATGACAAGAAGTTAAGTCTCATTCGAGAAAAGGTGATGAGATGGAAGCCAAGGAGGTTGTTCTTGATTTTAAAG GCAGTTGATGGACAAGAGAAAGCTTTCGACAGTAATTGGGATGAGCAAGATGTTCTGCTAAGAACCTGGATCTCAGAAACTATGACTAAAGATAGCATGTATCTCATTGTGGGCTGCTCAACAGCTAAGGAGATGTGGGAATGCTTTGAGGAAGCTTACCTTCAAGCAACAAAGGATAAAGAGTTCCAACTTAAACAACAACTGCAAAACATTAAGTTAGGAACCAATAAACTTGATGAGTACTTGAAAGAATTCAATAGCATATGTGATGGACTTGCTGCCATACACAAGTTGATGAAGACAACAAAGTAA
- the LOC125874355 gene encoding uncharacterized mitochondrial protein AtMg00810-like — protein MILLLLYIDEIIITDSSSELIANIITRLGKEFTMKDIRPLHFFLRVDVRYFKDGIHLNQGKYVIELLMKTDMALAKAISTPLEQKHGLQQVTGNSIDVSTYSRIVGSLQYLTITRPDISHTVNLVSQFMQTPNTKHLQAVKRILIYVKDWGGCATTRRSTSRYTIYLGANCISWASKKQHRVSRSSAEAEYRGLASTAAKIIWITYILRDIVFYLKTAPTMFFDNISALYMIVNPVLHDRTKHVEMDYHIAREKVARGHLVTRCHDPGIHPRCNLAYLTPKGSHTSPYHITT, from the exons ATGATTCTGCTTCTGTTGTATATCGATGAGATAATAATCACCGATAGCTCTTCTGAGCTCATTGCAAATATAATCACAAGGCTTGGAAAGGAGTTTACCATGAAGGATATTAGACCATTACATTTCTTCTTACGAGTTGACGTAAGGTACTTCAAGGATGGTATTCATTTGAATCAAGGGAAGTATGTTATTGAGCTACTTATGAAGACTGACATGGCTCTTGCCAAAGCAATCAGTACACCATTGGAACAAAAACATGGTTTACAACAGGTCACAGGCAATTCGATTGATGTCTCTACATATAGTAGAATTGTAGGAAGTCTCCAATATCTCACTATAACCAGACCTGACATATCACATACAGTCAACTTGGTTAGTCAATTTATGCAAACTCCAAACACTAAGCATTTACAGGCTGTGAAAAGAATTCTTATATATGTGAAGG ATTGGGGAGGTTGTGCAACAACAAGAAGGTCAACGTCAAGATACACAATTTACTTAGGTGCAAACTGCATATCTTGGGCCTCCAAGAAGCAACACAGAGTGTCAAGGTCTAGTGCTGAGGCGGAATATAGGGGACTTGCCTCTACAGCAGCTAAAATCATCTGGATCACCTACATCCTAAGAGACATTGTATTCTACTTAAAGACAGCTCCAACAATGTTCTTCGATAACATCAGTGCATTATACATGATTGTAAATCCAGTCTTACATGATAGAACTAAACACGTAGAAATGGATTATCACATTGCTAGGGAAAAGGTAGCCCGAGGACATCTTGTTACACGCTGTCATGACCCAGGgatacaccctagatgtaacctGGCGTACTTGActccgaaggggtctcataccaGCCCTTACCATATcacaacataa